Proteins encoded in a region of the Verrucomicrobiia bacterium genome:
- the ribD gene encoding bifunctional diaminohydroxyphosphoribosylaminopyrimidine deaminase/5-amino-6-(5-phosphoribosylamino)uracil reductase RibD, whose amino-acid sequence MRRALALARKGLGWTSPNPMVGAVLVRDGQCLGEGWHRHVGGPHAEVEALSDARRRGQDPAGATLYVTLEPCSTQGRTPPCTEAVKAAGIRRVVVGATDPNPRHGGRGLAILEAAGVEVAAGVLAEASERWNEGFHHWIVRGTPFVTVKAAMTLDGRIATASGESKWITGPAARAMAMELRRRADGIVVGVRTVLADDPSLTVRLGRGTGDQAQGGPPMPRRWILDSRARTPLGAALVSDEWADRTTVVVTDAAPERRVRELTRRVRVWVGPTGPKGGVDLPWLLRTMGNTDDCTSLLVEGGGEVNASFLGAGLVQRVAFFYAPMVLGGRDALPGVGGQGAGSLAEALRLGRVEWRRFGPDLFLTARIDGN is encoded by the coding sequence ATGCGCCGGGCGCTGGCGCTGGCCCGGAAGGGACTCGGCTGGACATCGCCCAACCCGATGGTCGGGGCTGTGCTGGTGCGGGACGGGCAATGCCTGGGGGAGGGCTGGCATCGGCACGTGGGCGGACCGCACGCCGAGGTGGAGGCGTTGTCCGACGCGCGGCGGCGCGGTCAGGATCCCGCGGGGGCGACGCTGTACGTGACATTGGAACCCTGCTCGACCCAGGGCCGGACGCCGCCCTGCACGGAGGCTGTGAAGGCGGCGGGCATCCGGCGGGTGGTGGTGGGGGCGACCGATCCCAATCCGCGACACGGGGGACGGGGCCTGGCGATTCTCGAGGCGGCCGGCGTGGAGGTTGCCGCCGGGGTGCTGGCCGAGGCGTCGGAGCGTTGGAATGAGGGGTTCCATCATTGGATTGTGCGGGGGACGCCGTTCGTGACGGTGAAGGCGGCGATGACGCTCGACGGCAGGATTGCGACGGCGTCGGGCGAATCGAAGTGGATCACGGGTCCGGCGGCGCGGGCGATGGCGATGGAATTGCGGCGACGGGCCGACGGCATCGTGGTCGGGGTGCGGACCGTGCTGGCGGACGATCCGAGCCTGACGGTGCGGCTGGGGAGGGGCACCGGGGACCAGGCGCAGGGCGGGCCTCCGATGCCGCGACGATGGATTCTGGATTCGCGGGCGCGAACGCCGCTGGGGGCGGCCTTGGTGAGTGACGAGTGGGCGGACAGGACCACCGTGGTCGTGACCGATGCCGCTCCGGAACGGCGGGTGCGGGAGCTGACGCGAAGGGTGCGGGTATGGGTGGGGCCGACCGGGCCCAAGGGCGGTGTGGATCTGCCGTGGTTGCTGCGGACGATGGGGAATACGGACGACTGCACCAGCCTGCTGGTCGAAGGGGGCGGCGAAGTCAATGCGTCGTTCCTGGGAGCGGGCCTGGTGCAACGGGTGGCGTTCTTCTATGCGCCGATGGTCCTGGGCGGAAGGGATGCATTGCCCGGTGTGGGCGGGCAAGGGGCGGGTTCGCTGGCGGAGGCGTTGCGGTTGGGCCGGGTGGAATGGCGACGCTTTGGGCCGGACTTGTTCCTGACGGCGCGCATCGACGGGAATTGA
- a CDS encoding PSD1 domain-containing protein — protein MMRRSMKPRWVPGALALAFLVAGGWAEGAEPLRYNRDIRPILSDHCFQCHGPDAAQRKARLRVDEREAAVSSGVLVPGDPDGSEMVRRLTAEDPEELMPPASVHKPLTAEQIGLLRRWVAEGGEYEPHWSFMTVERPPVPDALPAGWATGHPVDALVRERLVQEGLEPAREADRRTLLRRLSLDLVGLPPTPEEAAAFERDTDPHAYERQVERLLASPHYGERQAIPWLDAVRFADTVGYHGDQNQRIFPYRDWVIEAFNRNLPFDQFTRDQLAGDLLPEPTVAQQVATGFNRLNMMTREGGAQPKEYLAKYQADRVRTVSTAWLGATLACAECHDHKYDPFTLRDFYAFSAFFADVQQWGVYQDYVYTPNPDLGGWSNDHPFPPEIEVESPALLRRIDRLQARASDLERAAGERAMGSEETRTLLREWRMGVRDFLSVHPDGWRVLGPREVTSMAGTNRVAAEELEWRDDGSVSFRGSRVTQDRFEFELPAGWVAALRLELLPQVEGEGLLRGGRRTATVQWAARWRRAGEATEEALRFVFADAVEKEPRYANGHDILGVHRGWRLPAGAVAEGRGVSAIALVERPWRAARGDVLSVTIPGNVARRVRISVSPLALEPGHWVSRVEDVAAPFFGEGADRGVPAAFHRSTAWDGEVLAGLRGLDMEIRECREGRAWTQVTVSTNALVTRELPRGNWMDESGEVVGPAPPKVLAPGMGGTGNGEEPAGRLSRLDLASWLTSRENPLTARNFVNRLWAQFFGAGISARIEDLGLQGEWPSHPELLDWLAAEFMEPTMVASPVAEGPAPAAWDMRHMVRLLVTSATYRQASEPSEAARERDPDNRWLSHQSPRRLEAELVRDNALAIAGLLEREVGGPSVFPYQPPAYYVNLQFPDRDYRADLDERQYRRGLYMHWQRTFLHPMLANFDAQSREECVASRLPSNTPQQALTLLNDPTFVEAGRVLAEGLMRDARGDGARVERLFRLALLRDPRPAERESLLRFVERQRVLYQDRPDQAAALIRVGNAPVAYDLPAVELAVWSNAARVVLNLHEVITRY, from the coding sequence ATGATGCGAAGGTCCATGAAGCCGCGGTGGGTGCCGGGGGCCCTGGCGCTGGCGTTCCTGGTGGCGGGGGGATGGGCGGAGGGCGCGGAGCCGCTGCGCTACAACCGAGACATCCGCCCGATTCTGTCGGATCACTGCTTCCAGTGTCATGGGCCGGATGCGGCCCAGCGGAAGGCGCGGTTGCGTGTGGACGAGCGGGAGGCGGCGGTGTCGAGCGGGGTGCTGGTGCCGGGCGATCCGGACGGGAGCGAGATGGTGCGGCGTCTGACCGCGGAGGATCCGGAGGAATTGATGCCGCCGGCGTCGGTGCACAAGCCGCTGACGGCGGAGCAGATCGGGTTGTTGCGGCGTTGGGTGGCGGAGGGCGGGGAGTATGAGCCGCACTGGTCGTTCATGACGGTGGAACGGCCGCCGGTTCCGGACGCGCTTCCGGCGGGGTGGGCGACGGGGCACCCGGTGGATGCGTTGGTGCGGGAGCGTCTGGTGCAGGAGGGGTTGGAGCCGGCCCGGGAGGCGGACCGGCGGACGCTGCTGAGGCGGTTGAGTCTGGACCTGGTGGGGCTGCCCCCGACGCCGGAGGAGGCGGCGGCGTTCGAGCGGGACACGGACCCGCACGCCTACGAGCGGCAGGTGGAGCGGTTGCTGGCCTCGCCGCATTACGGGGAGCGGCAGGCGATTCCGTGGCTGGATGCGGTACGGTTTGCGGACACGGTCGGGTACCATGGGGACCAGAACCAGCGGATCTTTCCCTACCGGGACTGGGTGATTGAGGCGTTCAATAGGAATCTGCCGTTCGACCAGTTCACGAGGGACCAGTTGGCGGGGGATCTCCTGCCCGAGCCGACGGTGGCGCAGCAGGTGGCCACGGGGTTCAACCGGCTCAACATGATGACGCGCGAGGGGGGGGCGCAGCCGAAGGAGTACCTGGCGAAGTACCAGGCGGACCGGGTGCGCACGGTCTCGACGGCCTGGCTGGGGGCGACGCTGGCCTGCGCGGAATGCCACGATCACAAGTACGATCCGTTCACGCTGCGGGACTTCTATGCCTTCTCGGCCTTCTTCGCGGACGTCCAGCAGTGGGGGGTGTACCAGGACTACGTGTACACGCCGAACCCGGATCTGGGCGGGTGGAGCAACGACCACCCGTTCCCGCCGGAGATCGAGGTGGAAAGTCCGGCCTTGTTGCGGCGGATCGACCGGTTGCAGGCGCGGGCGTCGGACCTGGAGCGTGCCGCGGGAGAACGGGCGATGGGGTCGGAGGAAACACGGACGCTTCTTCGGGAGTGGCGCATGGGGGTGCGCGATTTCCTGTCGGTGCATCCGGATGGGTGGCGGGTGCTGGGGCCGCGGGAGGTGACGTCGATGGCGGGCACCAACCGGGTGGCCGCGGAGGAGTTGGAATGGCGGGACGACGGGTCGGTGTCCTTTCGCGGATCGCGGGTCACGCAGGACCGGTTCGAGTTCGAATTGCCGGCGGGGTGGGTGGCGGCATTGCGGTTGGAGTTGCTGCCGCAGGTGGAGGGCGAGGGATTGCTGCGGGGGGGACGGCGCACGGCGACGGTGCAATGGGCGGCACGCTGGCGGCGGGCGGGGGAGGCGACGGAGGAGGCGTTGCGGTTTGTGTTTGCGGATGCGGTGGAGAAAGAGCCGCGATACGCCAACGGGCATGACATTCTGGGGGTGCACCGGGGCTGGCGGTTGCCGGCGGGCGCGGTGGCGGAGGGGCGCGGCGTGTCGGCGATCGCGCTGGTGGAACGTCCGTGGCGCGCAGCCCGGGGGGATGTGTTGTCGGTGACGATTCCGGGGAACGTGGCGCGCCGGGTGCGGATCTCGGTGTCGCCGCTGGCGCTGGAACCGGGGCATTGGGTGAGCCGGGTGGAGGACGTTGCGGCCCCGTTCTTTGGAGAAGGAGCCGACCGTGGCGTGCCGGCTGCCTTTCATCGGAGCACGGCATGGGACGGGGAGGTGCTGGCCGGACTGCGCGGGCTGGACATGGAGATCCGCGAGTGCCGGGAGGGCAGGGCCTGGACACAGGTCACGGTGTCCACGAACGCCCTGGTGACGCGGGAGTTGCCCCGGGGGAACTGGATGGACGAAAGCGGGGAGGTGGTGGGTCCGGCGCCGCCAAAGGTGTTGGCGCCGGGGATGGGGGGAACGGGGAACGGGGAGGAGCCGGCGGGCCGGTTGAGCCGGCTGGATCTGGCGTCGTGGCTGACCTCGCGGGAGAACCCGCTTACGGCGCGGAACTTCGTGAACCGGCTTTGGGCGCAGTTCTTTGGGGCGGGGATTTCGGCGCGGATCGAAGACCTGGGATTGCAGGGGGAATGGCCGAGTCATCCGGAACTGCTGGACTGGCTGGCGGCGGAGTTCATGGAACCGACCATGGTGGCCAGTCCGGTGGCGGAAGGACCGGCTCCGGCGGCGTGGGACATGCGGCACATGGTGCGGCTGCTGGTGACCTCGGCGACGTACCGCCAGGCCTCCGAGCCGTCCGAGGCTGCACGGGAACGGGACCCGGACAACCGGTGGTTGTCGCACCAGTCGCCACGGAGGCTGGAGGCGGAGCTGGTGCGGGACAACGCGCTGGCCATTGCCGGGCTGTTGGAGCGGGAGGTGGGGGGGCCAAGTGTGTTTCCGTACCAGCCCCCCGCGTATTACGTGAACCTTCAGTTTCCCGATCGCGATTACCGGGCGGACCTCGACGAGCGGCAGTACCGGCGTGGCTTGTACATGCACTGGCAGCGGACGTTCCTGCATCCGATGCTGGCCAACTTCGATGCGCAGTCGCGGGAGGAATGTGTGGCCTCGCGGCTGCCCTCGAACACGCCGCAGCAGGCGCTGACGCTGTTGAACGATCCGACCTTTGTGGAGGCGGGCCGGGTGCTGGCGGAGGGGTTGATGCGGGATGCCCGCGGGGATGGGGCGCGGGTGGAGAGGTTGTTCCGGCTGGCGCTGTTGCGTGACCCGAGGCCGGCGGAGCGGGAGTCGCTGCTGCGGTTCGTGGAACGGCAGCGGGTGCTGTATCAGGACCGGCCGGACCAGGCGGCGGCGTTGATCCGGGTGGGGAACGCCCCGGTGGCCTACGACCTCCCGGCGGTGGAACTGGCGGTGTGGTCGAACGCGGCGCGCGTCGTCCTGAACCTGCACGAGGTCATCACGCGGTATTGA